In one Oscillospiraceae bacterium genomic region, the following are encoded:
- a CDS encoding N-acetyltransferase — translation MDALQYRVAGAAELDAAARVLGRSYRAAYRGLMDDAYLDGLAEDHWAPILRDGYARGDTCVLALEAGELVGAAVYGAGEAPGEADFHAIYLLPGAVGRGVGHGLYAAVEREMRAQGFKWCTLEALSGNTGAVRFYAAHGFEPAGAFTVEENGMRLACVKMRKYIGKAEGYGDET, via the coding sequence GTGGATGCGCTTCAATACCGGGTTGCCGGCGCGGCGGAGCTGGACGCCGCCGCGCGGGTGCTGGGCCGGAGCTACCGGGCGGCCTACCGGGGGCTGATGGACGACGCCTACCTGGACGGCCTTGCGGAGGACCACTGGGCGCCCATCCTGCGGGATGGGTACGCCCGGGGGGACACCTGCGTCCTGGCCCTGGAGGCGGGGGAGCTTGTGGGCGCCGCCGTCTATGGGGCGGGCGAGGCGCCGGGGGAGGCGGACTTCCACGCAATTTACCTGCTGCCCGGGGCCGTTGGCCGGGGCGTGGGGCACGGCCTGTACGCCGCTGTGGAGCGGGAGATGCGCGCGCAGGGTTTCAAATGGTGTACCCTGGAGGCCCTCAGCGGGAACACCGGGGCGGTCCGCTTCTACGCCGCCCATGGCTTTGAACCGGCCGGGGCATTTACGGTGGAGGAGAACGGGATGCGCCTGGCGTGCGTTAAAATGCGGAAATACATTGGGAAAGCGGAGGGATACGGGGATGAAACTTGA
- a CDS encoding MerR family transcriptional regulator, translated as MRTVKQVSALTGVSVRTLQFYDEIGLLKPTSVTEAGYRLYGDGALEVLQQILFFKELDFSLKEIKAILENPAFDRRAVFTGQRALIALKRDRLNRLLELLDRLVKGEDGMEFEQFGMDAYFRRAEDFKRTHGAEIAARMGSLEAFDGMLADLRAREGEIAALAAQEYGSVEAFTRAMEQNLGEYLEHGPAVAPEDVAGLAARTDELTRRVLADLGRDPASPEVRALTGELIAFTESCGGGAGMGENHWGFMAGQYAENPAFIKAADGKYGAGAAAFLSRALRAYLDAPAL; from the coding sequence GTGCGGACGGTAAAACAGGTCTCGGCGCTCACGGGCGTCAGCGTGCGGACGCTCCAGTTCTACGACGAGATCGGGCTTTTAAAGCCCACAAGCGTCACCGAAGCCGGATACCGGCTCTACGGCGACGGGGCCCTGGAGGTATTGCAGCAGATCCTGTTTTTCAAGGAGCTTGATTTTTCCCTGAAGGAGATCAAGGCCATCCTGGAAAACCCGGCGTTTGACCGCAGGGCGGTCTTTACCGGGCAGCGGGCGCTGATCGCGCTCAAGCGCGACCGGCTGAACCGGCTGCTGGAGCTGCTGGACAGGCTTGTGAAAGGAGAAGACGGTATGGAATTTGAGCAATTCGGCATGGACGCGTACTTCCGCCGGGCGGAGGACTTCAAACGCACCCACGGGGCGGAGATCGCCGCGCGCATGGGGAGCCTGGAGGCCTTTGACGGGATGCTGGCGGATCTCAGGGCCCGGGAGGGGGAGATCGCGGCGCTGGCGGCGCAGGAGTACGGCAGCGTGGAGGCATTCACCCGGGCCATGGAGCAAAATTTGGGAGAATACCTGGAGCACGGCCCGGCCGTGGCCCCGGAGGATGTGGCCGGACTGGCGGCGCGCACGGACGAGCTGACGCGCCGCGTGCTGGCGGACCTTGGCCGCGACCCTGCGTCCCCGGAGGTGCGGGCGCTGACGGGGGAGCTGATCGCCTTTACCGAATCCTGCGGCGGCGGGGCCGGTATGGGGGAAAACCACTGGGGCTTTATGGCGGGGCAGTACGCCGAAAACCCCGCGTTTATCAAGGCCGCCGACGGGAAGTACGGCGCGGGGGCGGCGGCCTTTCTGAGCCGGGCCCTCCGGGCCTATTTGGACGCACCCGCGTTATAA
- the lysS_2 gene encoding lysine--tRNA ligase yields the protein MSEQTLREVRIQKLEAVRAHANPYPERFETTHALPDAAALPDGTAGVRVAGRILLLRRMGRLSFVTLGDIRGGIQICVKRDEVGGDAYEFFKTAFDVGDFMGAQGELFTTHAGEKTLRAASIAFLGKALRPLPDKFHGVNNRETCYRQRYLDLCVNPDTRDRFLKRAAFVREVRRFLEDHGYVEIETPVLNDHPSGATARPFVSHHNALDLDVYLRIAPETYLKRAIVGGFTRVFEFARCFRNEGMDATHLQDFTMLEGYCAYYNYRDNMRFLQEMLTHAVTRVWGRSRITVGERAVDFAGEWEVVSFRDLLLRDCGIDIAGCPTAAALLSRIRARGIELACEEDPERLGRGALIDLLYKRVSRPKLVDPTFLVEHPTDLSPLARANDENPEVVDRFQLIINGAEIINAYSELVDPLEQRRRLEAQARCRAEGDEEAMVMDEDYIAAMEYGMPPISGWGMGIDRVFQVLTGQENIRDSILFPLMRPLA from the coding sequence ATGAGCGAACAAACGCTGCGCGAGGTGCGCATTCAGAAGCTGGAGGCCGTTCGGGCCCACGCCAATCCCTACCCGGAGCGTTTCGAGACCACCCACGCTCTTCCGGATGCCGCCGCCCTGCCCGACGGCACGGCCGGCGTGCGGGTGGCGGGCCGGATCCTGCTGCTGCGGCGCATGGGCAGGCTCTCCTTCGTCACCCTGGGGGACATCCGGGGCGGTATCCAGATCTGCGTGAAGCGGGACGAGGTGGGCGGGGATGCCTACGAGTTTTTCAAGACGGCCTTCGACGTGGGGGACTTTATGGGCGCACAGGGCGAGCTGTTCACCACCCACGCCGGGGAAAAGACCCTCCGGGCCGCCTCCATCGCCTTTTTGGGCAAGGCCCTGCGGCCCCTGCCCGACAAGTTTCACGGCGTGAACAACCGGGAGACCTGCTACCGCCAGCGCTACCTGGACCTGTGCGTGAACCCGGACACGCGGGACCGTTTTCTGAAGCGCGCGGCCTTTGTGCGGGAGGTGCGCCGTTTCCTGGAGGACCACGGCTACGTGGAAATCGAGACCCCGGTGCTCAACGACCACCCCTCCGGGGCCACGGCGCGGCCCTTCGTGTCTCACCACAACGCCTTGGATCTGGACGTGTACCTGCGCATCGCGCCGGAGACCTACCTCAAGCGGGCCATCGTGGGGGGCTTCACCAGGGTCTTTGAGTTTGCGCGTTGCTTCCGCAACGAGGGCATGGACGCCACCCACCTCCAGGACTTCACCATGCTGGAGGGCTACTGCGCCTACTACAACTACCGGGACAATATGCGCTTCCTCCAGGAGATGCTGACCCATGCGGTGACCCGGGTCTGGGGCAGGAGCCGGATTACCGTGGGGGAGCGCGCCGTGGACTTCGCGGGGGAGTGGGAGGTGGTCTCCTTCCGGGATTTGCTGCTGCGGGACTGCGGCATCGACATCGCCGGGTGCCCCACCGCCGCCGCGCTGCTCTCCCGGATCCGCGCCCGGGGCATCGAGCTGGCCTGCGAGGAGGACCCGGAGCGCCTGGGCCGGGGCGCGCTGATCGACCTGCTCTACAAGCGGGTGAGCCGCCCCAAGCTGGTGGACCCCACCTTCCTGGTGGAGCACCCCACCGACCTGTCGCCCCTGGCCCGGGCCAACGACGAGAACCCCGAGGTGGTGGACCGCTTCCAGCTCATCATCAACGGGGCGGAGATCATCAACGCCTACTCCGAGCTGGTGGACCCCCTGGAGCAGCGGCGGCGGCTGGAGGCCCAGGCCCGCTGCCGGGCGGAGGGGGACGAGGAGGCCATGGTGATGGACGAGGACTATATCGCCGCCATGGAGTACGGTATGCCCCCCATCTCGGGCTGGGGCATGGGCATCGACCGGGTTTTCCAGGTGCTCACCGGGCAGGAGAATATCCGGGACAGCATCTTGTTCCCCCTCATGCGCCCCCTGGCGTAG
- a CDS encoding DNA-directed RNA polymerase sigma-70 factor, giving the protein MCSLGTDEYICRIVEQYSSMLLHIAMTRLHTPADAEDAVQEVYLRLLTAQPRFRDAEHEKAWLIRATLQRASDMCRAAERKNLPLEEAGEVAREDAPKLLSSVQALPAKYSAVIHLHYYEGYSIKEIARLLRLPGPTVGTRLARGREKLRQMLREDD; this is encoded by the coding sequence ATGTGTTCGTTAGGTACCGATGAATACATCTGCCGCATTGTGGAGCAGTACAGTTCCATGCTGCTGCACATCGCGATGACCCGGCTTCACACCCCCGCCGACGCCGAGGACGCCGTCCAGGAGGTCTACCTCCGCCTGCTCACCGCGCAGCCCCGGTTCCGGGACGCGGAGCACGAGAAGGCGTGGCTCATCCGGGCCACCCTCCAACGCGCCAGCGACATGTGCCGCGCCGCCGAGCGGAAGAACCTGCCCCTGGAGGAGGCCGGGGAGGTGGCGCGGGAGGACGCTCCGAAGCTCCTTTCCTCCGTGCAGGCCCTGCCTGCCAAATACAGCGCTGTAATCCATCTGCACTACTACGAGGGCTATTCCATCAAAGAAATTGCAAGACTGCTCCGCTTACCCGGGCCCACCGTGGGCACCAGGCTCGCCCGCGGGCGGGAAAAGCTCAGACAGATGCTGAGGGAGGACGATTGA
- a CDS encoding MATE family efflux transporter, with product MRRELSLIQGDVKTTLLRFTLPFLAASLLQFLYGAADLVIVGQFADAAGIAAVSTGSQVMQAVTGLVMGLATGGTVLIGQFTGAGRREDVSRTIGTMFTLFTLIALGLALVCALGTKVLVGAMHVPEQAVAPARQYLFICSCGILFITGYNMVSAILRGMGDSRRPMYFVAIACVLNIFGDLLLVGVFKLGAAGAAAATVFAQGVSLLLSVRVLRGRDFPFDFKRASFRMSRALCAKLTALGAPVALQNVLVSLSFLIITSIVNGLGLPQAAAVGAVERVIDFSMMGPIAFMSAISAMTAQNMGAGYPRRARSALGYGILFSLAFGAVLFSLCQLFPRAAIGLFTPDPEVIFHGALYLRSYSIDCLLVAFVFCLNGFFGGCGRTTFTMANSLAATFLVRVPVVLLVSRMAGATMFHIGLAAPAASILQILLQLAYLKSGRWRHSVIDGGLQA from the coding sequence ATGAGACGGGAGCTTTCCCTCATCCAGGGGGACGTGAAAACCACCCTTTTGCGTTTTACGCTGCCCTTTTTGGCGGCGTCCCTGCTTCAATTTTTATATGGCGCGGCGGATCTGGTCATCGTCGGCCAGTTTGCAGACGCGGCGGGCATCGCGGCGGTGTCCACGGGCAGCCAGGTGATGCAGGCGGTCACCGGCCTGGTGATGGGCCTGGCCACCGGCGGCACGGTGCTCATCGGCCAATTCACCGGGGCCGGGCGGCGGGAGGACGTGTCCCGCACCATCGGCACCATGTTCACCCTCTTCACCCTCATCGCCCTGGGCCTGGCCCTGGTGTGCGCTCTGGGCACCAAGGTGCTGGTGGGGGCCATGCACGTGCCGGAGCAGGCCGTGGCCCCAGCCCGGCAGTACCTCTTCATCTGTTCCTGCGGCATCCTGTTCATCACGGGGTACAACATGGTCTCCGCCATCCTGCGGGGCATGGGGGACTCCCGGCGGCCCATGTACTTCGTGGCCATCGCCTGCGTGCTCAACATTTTTGGCGACCTGCTGCTGGTGGGCGTGTTCAAGCTGGGGGCGGCGGGGGCCGCCGCGGCCACCGTCTTTGCCCAGGGGGTGAGCCTGCTGCTCTCCGTCCGGGTGCTGCGCGGCCGGGACTTCCCCTTCGACTTCAAGCGCGCCAGCTTCCGCATGTCCCGCGCACTGTGCGCCAAGCTCACCGCCCTGGGCGCCCCGGTGGCGCTGCAAAACGTGCTGGTCAGCCTGTCCTTCCTTATCATCACCTCCATCGTCAACGGCCTGGGCCTGCCCCAGGCGGCGGCGGTGGGCGCGGTGGAGCGGGTCATCGACTTCAGCATGATGGGCCCCATCGCCTTCATGTCGGCCATCTCGGCCATGACGGCCCAGAACATGGGGGCGGGCTACCCCCGGCGGGCCCGATCCGCCCTGGGGTACGGCATCCTGTTCTCCCTGGCCTTCGGCGCGGTGCTCTTCTCCCTGTGCCAGCTCTTCCCCCGCGCCGCCATCGGCCTGTTCACCCCCGACCCGGAGGTCATCTTCCACGGGGCCCTCTACCTGCGCTCCTACAGCATCGACTGCCTGCTGGTGGCCTTCGTCTTCTGCCTCAACGGCTTCTTCGGCGGCTGCGGGCGCACCACCTTCACCATGGCGAACAGCCTGGCCGCCACCTTCCTGGTGCGCGTGCCCGTGGTGCTGCTGGTCAGCCGCATGGCCGGGGCCACCATGTTCCACATCGGCCTGGCCGCCCCGGCGGCCTCCATCCTGCAAATCCTGCTCCAGCTGGCCTACCTGAAATCGGGCCGCTGGCGGCACTCGGTCATTGACGGGGGGTTACAGGCATGA